Genomic DNA from Paenibacillus sp. KS-LC4:
CCATGAATAAAAAACTTTCACCTTCAACAAGAACCTGTTGAATAGAAGGAAAATCACAATCTGCGCCATCATATCCAGAACAGGAGATATATCAAGCACAACCCTAAATAAATAAGATGAGCATGAGCTTAAAGCGCATAAGAGCGCAATTATATATTTGTGATCCCATAAACTCTGCCTAAAAATTTTAAACATCAACACAACGACAGCTAGAGCATCAAACATGCTTAACATCAAAAAAGTTATAGTATTCAGAACGCCACCGTCTTTGATAGTATTTTTTATGAAGAAAAACTTTATTATAGTTGATGATTTCATCATTACATGATGATGTACATATTGGCAATAAAAATTTTTGACGCTAAATGAATAACCCTTTTAAACACCCGACCTGAAAATCAAAACAAACTCAGCCTACCATAAAAAAATCCCTCAACGCTTACAGCGCCAAGGAATTCCACCTTATTCCACCTTTAGAACAAAGTCAAATATTGATCTCTTTCCCATTGGTGAACTTGCGTTTTATTTAGGTACTATACGCCTTTACTAGATTATATCAGGCGTTTATGTGCTAATTCAGTATAATAAAGTTCTATACAAGTCATATAAGCTCATACTTAATCACAAGTCGGGGGGGCATTTGGGGGGCAACATATAATCAACTCAATAATCCATTAATCTATAATTATCCTAGATATTACATTCGGAGTTGCCACATTCACCACTATAGGTGGTACGATCTTTTTTCAATAAGGGATAGTTGGCCAGACAGAATTTGAACGCTAAATGAATAGAGGGGAATGCAAACAAAATGTAATTTAAATACCGATAATAGAAGTATTATGAATACTAAAGGGGTAAAAGCATGCCTAATCAATTTGATTTTGTATCATTGAAAAAACTGTTAATTCAACATGGCGAAAAAACGATTCAAACCTTTGCGAAAACACCACATAATATAGATGTTTACGCCTTTGTACTGGATGCTCAAGCGACGTACGGTACTGTAAACTTCAAGTGGAACACCTTAGAAGGGTTTGCATTGACGCGCACGTTTGAATATTATCAACATTACTCCAATGATAAATTGTACGGCTTATGTGGTCTCAAATACAGCGTTGGAGATTTTCGCTATGAAGACCCGAGAAACCTCAATCTCGACGAATGGGGTATGAAGTACAGAGAGGATTTAGATGCGTTGTGGGAGACAGATGAAGAGCAGGCGGATGAAGTCGTTGCCGGATTCATGGCAGTTTTAGTCGAAGTGGTTAAGGAACTTACACCTGCTTTGGAGCATCTTAATCTTACTGACGATTTTATTGCCTACGCAGTAGACCATGATGAGGACGAGATGAAGTTCCTCGTAGAGACCGTATCCGCTGCTCAGATGGACAAAGCCTTTCCAGAGTTAAAGGCCTATGAGTCTTATAAAGCAAGGGTCTACATGCTTAGTCCTATCGAGCAGGCGTCGTTTTGGTACCAAGCACTTGCTGATTTTGAGCAAGGCCGCGAAAGCGAAGCAGTTGTACAACTACAAAGCCTATCACGATCTTCACATGATGTTCAAGACGAACTAGTAAAGTTAGGAGAGATTTCAATACCACTACTCCTTACTGGCCTTGAACTGGCATTGGGCCACCTTCAAGGATCAATAGATATGAACGAATGGACGTTCCAGAAAACAATCCTCGACATCGGTATAGCAGGAGAGAATGAAATTAACCGCCTGCAGGCGATTTATAACCGTCAAGCATTGGAGCACCCTGAGGACCATAGAACCAAAAACACCTTGCGGGTGCTTAACAGTATCGATCCACAACGTTTCCCAGACAATTAAAACATTTAAAGAAGCAGACTCAGCACCACTTACCTCGCGCTTCTGCGCGAACCGAAATTATGGTAACTTAGTCGGAATTTATAAAATAAGTTTTTAGAGTTACCTTAGAAATTGAAACAGCGACAGCATAGGACGAGACAATAAAGTCCTAGACTGTCGCTATTTTTGAGCTAACGGGAAACGTTAATTGTATTCTTGTTCATACTCATCAATGTTAAGAGATAGTATTTTATTGGAAAATACACACTCAAATTATATTGAGTTTAAAGGTATCCTTTTATTAGATATTCATGAGAGTTTTTAACGTTTCCTACATCTCTTGATACAGGATACATATTCATTAGCTCTGCTGAATAAGGCTTAAGGAAGCTTAAAACATCTTCAGTTGCTTCTATGTATGGCTCCTGGTACTTTTGTGAATGTAGTTTATCCACCATCTGTCGAATCGACGGGAATGACTTTGCCTGCTCCACAAGGGACAGTTAATGCTGATGGGGTCGTTAACTCCTACAATTGATAGGATTGGCGTTGTTGTGACTGGTGATGTTGCCGTTTGATTTCCAAAAGTTAATGGGAATTTTAAGTTCAAAGGGTATTGTAAAAAAAAGGGAATTAGAGCAAAGAAAACGGCCCTGATGGAAAGGCAAAATTAGATACACATCATACAAATTACGGAAAACAATAAATTCATCCAAAAGTGCCTCATAGACATGATTATGATTGGACGAAACCAACACCTAGATCGGGTTGGTATAGTATAAGTACAAATATAATTCCTACTAAGGACTAAGGAGGAACTACCCATGTATTCTTATATAGATTTTTCAGAAGATATTGCTGCAGGACATGAAATTATGTTTACTTATAGAGATAAAGAATACTCAATTTCTATATCCCAAGGAGGATGGTACTTCACAAAAGTAGAGGATTACGAAAATGCCATTAGATATGAATCAGCAGATGAACTTTTAATTCAAGTTAGAATTGCTAATAAAACGTTAGAAGAAGTATTTAATTCAGGAAATCTATCGGATTTTTCTATTAATTAGCTTAGTAAAATCCAAAATGATTATTTTCAATATGAGCCCCTACTAATCTAGTTGGCAGACTAATTCAACAACTAGAATTATATAAAAAGCCCACAAAAAGAAAAAATCCCTCAGCGCTTACAGCGCCAAGGGATTTTACCTTTAGTACAACGTCAAATATTGATCTCTTTCCCACTGGTGAACTTGCGTTTTATACATATCCCACTCAATTTCTTTCAGCTCGTAGAAGTGAGCCAGAGCGTGCTCGCCGAGCGCGCTGCATACAACATCGCTGCGAAGCAGCTCATCGAGCGCCTCCTTAAGATCAACCGGCAAGCTTGGCACACCGGACTCAATGCGCTCTTCCTCAGTCATAATGTAGATGTTGCGGTCTGTTGGAGCTGGAAGAGTCGTTTTGTTCTTGATGCCATCCAGACCAGCTTTCAGCATAACGGCAAGTGCCAAATATGGGTTAGCTGCTGGGTCTGGGTTACGCACTTCAACGCGCGTGCTCAGTCCTCTTGAAGCTGGAATACGAATCATTGGCGAACGGTTGCTTGCAGACCATGCTACATAGCAAGGTGCTTCATAGCCCGGTACAAGACGCTTATACGAGTTGATTGTCGGATTCGTAATAGCAGCCATTGCGCGAGCGTGCTCCAAAATACCTGCCATATAATAACGAGCGGTTGCGCTAAGACCTAGCTTATCGCTCTCATCATAAAATACGTTGGTGCTGCCTTGAAACAGCGATTGGTGACAGTGCATGCCCGATCCGTTTACACCGAACAGCGGCTTCGGCATAAATGTAGCGTGCAAGCCATGCTCTCTCGCAATCGTTTTAACAACGAGCTTGAACGTTTGAATTTGGTCAGCGGCTTTAATCGCATCTGCATATTTAAAATCAATTTCATGCTGGCCTGGAGCAACCTCGTGGTGAGATGCTTCGATTTCAAAGCCCATTTCTTCAAGCGTCAGCACGATTTCGCGGCGACAGTTTTCACCCAGATCCATTGGCGCAAGGTCAAAATATCCGCCTTGGTCATTCAGCTCCATTGTAGGCTCGCCACGCTCATCGGTTTTGAATAGGAAAAATTCCGGTTCTGGTCCGACATTCATCGCCGTATAACCCATTTCCTCCGCTTCCTTCAACGCACGTTTCAGAATACCACGCGGGTCCCCTGCGAACGGTGTGCCGTCAGGCATATAAATATCACAGATCAGACGGGCTACGCGGTCTTGAGCAACCCATGGGAATACAACCCATGTATCTAAATCAGGGTAAAGGTACATATCTGATTCTTCAATACGCACATAACCTTCGATGGAAGAACCGTCAAACATCATTTTATTATCAAGCGCTTTATCCAACTGACTCATTGGAATTTCAACGTTTTTAATCGTTCCCAGCAAATCTGTAAATTGAAGGCGGATGAATCTTACGTTTTGTTCCTCTGCAATTCTCTTGATATCCTCTTTAGTATAGCTCACTAAAAGTCATCTCCCTTGTTTGCTTGATTATAATCGTACGATTGCATCTTAGCGCTTGTGCAAGAAACGCGATAGCTGACCCTGTATAAGAGAGGCCTGACCCGGCCGTTTCTCCAATAACTGCTGCTTGAGCATGCGATGAAGCTGGGCATCAGACAGCTCCTTGCGCGTAACCTCCGATTGCTCACTAACAATAGTCGCATCATCGGATTCTTTGGAAACCGGATTCATAACCTGCTTGATCCCGGCAATATTAACACCCTTCTCAATCAACGATTTAATTTCCAGCAGCCGCTCTACATCATTAAACGAAAAAAGCCGTTGGTTCCCAGCCGTCCTCGCCGGTACAATCAGCTCATGCTGCTCGTAGTAGCGGATTTGGCGAGCTGTTAAATCAGTTAGCTTCATTACAATGCCTATTGGAAATAAGGCCATATTTCTACGTATCTCGTCAGCCATATCACATCAACCTTCCAGTCGCTCATTTACATCTATTTTAACGCCCTACCAAGGAAGTGTCAAGTTGTGTGAGGTTTAATTACAATTAATCCTGCAACGACGAGACGCTGCAATGCCGTCAAAATACCGTATTTAGCATGGGCAAACGTAAGCCCACCCTGCATGTAAGCGATATAAGGCTCGCGAATAGGTGCATCGGCAGATAACTCAAGGCTTCCGCCTTGAATAAACGTTCCTGCCGCCATTATGACAGGATGTTCATAACCGGGCATGTCCCATGGCTCTGGTGTTACATGGGAGTCAACTGCCGCTGCCTGCTGAATCCCCTGTACAAAAGCAATTAGATGCTCCGCGCTGCCAAATTTGACAGCTTGAATTAAATCCGTGCGCGGCGTATCCCAGTGAGGCTGCGTATCAAATCCAAGCTGCGTGAATAATGCAGAAGCGAGCACGCTGCCTTTAACTGCTTGTCCAACTAAGTGAGGGGCCAGAAACAGCCCTTGGTAAATTGAACGAAGCGTCCCCAGCATGGCGCCTACCTCGCCACCTATGCCTGGAGCAGTCAAACGGTAAGCCGCTGCCTCGACTGCTGCAGCTGTACCGGCGATGTAACCGCCAGTCGAGGCAAGACCGCCTCCAGGATTTTTGATTAACGAGCCTGCCATTATATCAACACCAACCTGGGTCGGCTCCAAAAGCTCGGTAAATTCACCATAGCAATTGTCCACAAATACCAGCACATCGGGCTTGATCTGCTTGACGCGGCTCGTTATTTCACCAATTTGCTGCACAGTAAAAGAAGCGCGCCAGCTGTAGCCGCGAGAGCGCTGAATGCCAATTACTTTAGTTTGCGCGGTAATGGCTGCTTCAATTCCCACCCAGTCAAGTTCGCCGTCCTCCAGCAAAGCCACCTCATTGTATTGGATGCCAAAATCCTGCAAGGAGCCCTTTCCATCGCCAGGCTTGCCGATAACTTTATGCAGCGTATCATAGGGCGTGCCCGTCACATACAAAAGCTCGTCTCCTGGTCTTAATACCCCAAATAAGGCGCAGCTGATCGTATGTGTTCCCGACACAAAATGAGGACGAACGAGCGCCGCCTCTGCACCAAAAATATCGGCATACACTAAGTCAAGCACTTCACGCCCACGATCATTATAGCCATAGCCAGTAGAACCGCTAAAATGATAATCGCTTACTCGATGCTTTTGAAAAGCCTCAATGACCTTCCATTGATTTCGTTCTGCAATGCGGTCAACCGCCCTCATTCGATCGCCTGCCAGCTCCTCCGCTTCCTCAGCAAGCTCCTCAAGCCGTTGCCATACCAAAGCTTCTTCATTCCCGTTCAGTCCATTTTCAACGCCGCTATTTCCATTCATTGCTGCTGTAGTCTCTCCCTTTTGTCGATCGGCTCCCAAGCATCCTTAGACGATATAAGGATGCAAACGGTGCCCATTCACTTCATAATCCTGCTTACTCAACTGAATCGTCAAACGAAGCAATTCTCCCTCTTCGCCATCCACTTCCTGCTCAATGACTTCTCCCGTACGATACGCAAGCGCAATTAAATCGCCTCTGGCGGCTGGCAGCGCAAACACAACGGTATCCCCCATTAGCTTTTCCTGAATCGTATCGCAAAGCTGCTTCAAGTCAGCTTCCTTGTATGCGTTAATGATCAGAGAATCTCCACCCGAACGAAGCGTGTAAGCTTCCTCAGGCGAGCAAAGATCAATTTTATTATAAACCGTCAGCGTAGGCTTGCCTGCCGCTCCGAGTTCGTTCAGTATGCGATCTACAACGGCCATTTGCTCATCACGCATCGGCGAGCTGCTGTCTACAACATGCAGCACTAAGTCCGCCTCGTTCACTTCCTCAAGTGTCGCGCGGAAAGCAGCAACGAGATCATGCGGGAGATTTTGAATAAAGCCAACCGTATCGGTCAAAATCACTTCTCGTCCGTTAGGCAGCTCAAGCGTGCGTGAGGTGGGGTCTAGTGTGGCGAACAGCTGATTCTCCACATATACGTCAGCGGCCGTCAGCTGACGGAGCAGCGTCGACTTACCTGCATTCGTATAGCCGACCAGCGCCACTTGAATGATGCCGGATTTCTTTCTGCGCTCCCGGTACAAATGCCGATGGCGAACCACTTCGTCCAATTGAGCTTTAAGATCAGAGATGCGCCCTCGAATGTGGCGCCGATCTGTCTCCAGCTTGGACTCGCCGGGACCGCGCGTACCAATGCCGCCTCCGAGACGAGACAGGTTTTTGCCATGTCCCGACAAACGAGGCAGCAAGTAACTGAGCTGAGCCAGCTCAACTTGTATGTTGCCCTCGCGCGTGCCTGCACGCTGGGCGAAAATATCCAAAATAAGCTGCGTACGGTCTACAATTTTCACATCCAGCATTTCTTCGAGATTACGCACCTGCGCCCCGGAAAGCTCTTGATCAAAAATAGCGGTTGTCGCACCCATTTCGTCGGCAACGAGACGAAGCTCCTCCGCTTTGCCTTTGCCGATAAACCATTTTGTATCAGGCTTTTCACGGTTTTGCGTCAAGGTTGTGAGCACTTCAACGCCTGCCGTTTCGGCAAGCTTAACCAGTTCCTCTAGCGAATGCTCCGGATCGCTGGAGCCGCGCTTTATTTGTTGTGTGACCAAGGTGACCAGTATAGCGCGATCCTGAATGTCTGTCTGTGTATCGTGCGTCTTTTCTCGCATATGTTTACCCTCTCAATCGTTCTTTGCGTCTTCCATCAAGCTTTCGGCTCCCATTTGAAGTCCTCTGGCCTGATGGTCATCAGCTCCTGCTTTGGCGGTACACCGCTTGCATAATGATTCAGCAGCCGCACCGCCTGATGACGAATCGCCTTTTCCAATAGATTTCTAA
This window encodes:
- a CDS encoding MerR family transcriptional regulator gives rise to the protein MADEIRRNMALFPIGIVMKLTDLTARQIRYYEQHELIVPARTAGNQRLFSFNDVERLLEIKSLIEKGVNIAGIKQVMNPVSKESDDATIVSEQSEVTRKELSDAQLHRMLKQQLLEKRPGQASLIQGQLSRFLHKR
- the glnA gene encoding type I glutamate--ammonia ligase, whose product is MSYTKEDIKRIAEEQNVRFIRLQFTDLLGTIKNVEIPMSQLDKALDNKMMFDGSSIEGYVRIEESDMYLYPDLDTWVVFPWVAQDRVARLICDIYMPDGTPFAGDPRGILKRALKEAEEMGYTAMNVGPEPEFFLFKTDERGEPTMELNDQGGYFDLAPMDLGENCRREIVLTLEEMGFEIEASHHEVAPGQHEIDFKYADAIKAADQIQTFKLVVKTIAREHGLHATFMPKPLFGVNGSGMHCHQSLFQGSTNVFYDESDKLGLSATARYYMAGILEHARAMAAITNPTINSYKRLVPGYEAPCYVAWSASNRSPMIRIPASRGLSTRVEVRNPDPAANPYLALAVMLKAGLDGIKNKTTLPAPTDRNIYIMTEEERIESGVPSLPVDLKEALDELLRSDVVCSALGEHALAHFYELKEIEWDMYKTQVHQWERDQYLTLY
- a CDS encoding methionine gamma-lyase family protein, whose translation is MRAVDRIAERNQWKVIEAFQKHRVSDYHFSGSTGYGYNDRGREVLDLVYADIFGAEAALVRPHFVSGTHTISCALFGVLRPGDELLYVTGTPYDTLHKVIGKPGDGKGSLQDFGIQYNEVALLEDGELDWVGIEAAITAQTKVIGIQRSRGYSWRASFTVQQIGEITSRVKQIKPDVLVFVDNCYGEFTELLEPTQVGVDIMAGSLIKNPGGGLASTGGYIAGTAAAVEAAAYRLTAPGIGGEVGAMLGTLRSIYQGLFLAPHLVGQAVKGSVLASALFTQLGFDTQPHWDTPRTDLIQAVKFGSAEHLIAFVQGIQQAAAVDSHVTPEPWDMPGYEHPVIMAAGTFIQGGSLELSADAPIREPYIAYMQGGLTFAHAKYGILTALQRLVVAGLIVIKPHTT
- the hflX gene encoding GTPase HflX, which encodes MREKTHDTQTDIQDRAILVTLVTQQIKRGSSDPEHSLEELVKLAETAGVEVLTTLTQNREKPDTKWFIGKGKAEELRLVADEMGATTAIFDQELSGAQVRNLEEMLDVKIVDRTQLILDIFAQRAGTREGNIQVELAQLSYLLPRLSGHGKNLSRLGGGIGTRGPGESKLETDRRHIRGRISDLKAQLDEVVRHRHLYRERRKKSGIIQVALVGYTNAGKSTLLRQLTAADVYVENQLFATLDPTSRTLELPNGREVILTDTVGFIQNLPHDLVAAFRATLEEVNEADLVLHVVDSSSPMRDEQMAVVDRILNELGAAGKPTLTVYNKIDLCSPEEAYTLRSGGDSLIINAYKEADLKQLCDTIQEKLMGDTVVFALPAARGDLIALAYRTGEVIEQEVDGEEGELLRLTIQLSKQDYEVNGHRLHPYIV
- a CDS encoding DUF4303 domain-containing protein codes for the protein MPNQFDFVSLKKLLIQHGEKTIQTFAKTPHNIDVYAFVLDAQATYGTVNFKWNTLEGFALTRTFEYYQHYSNDKLYGLCGLKYSVGDFRYEDPRNLNLDEWGMKYREDLDALWETDEEQADEVVAGFMAVLVEVVKELTPALEHLNLTDDFIAYAVDHDEDEMKFLVETVSAAQMDKAFPELKAYESYKARVYMLSPIEQASFWYQALADFEQGRESEAVVQLQSLSRSSHDVQDELVKLGEISIPLLLTGLELALGHLQGSIDMNEWTFQKTILDIGIAGENEINRLQAIYNRQALEHPEDHRTKNTLRVLNSIDPQRFPDN